One uncultured Umboniibacter sp. genomic window carries:
- the fabB gene encoding beta-ketoacyl-ACP synthase I → MRRVVITGMGIVSSLGNNLADVEDSLRNGKSGISFQEEYKEVGLRSHVAGSIDIDFKEHIDRKALRFMGDAAAYAFISMDQAIKDSGLNDEQVSNERTGIIMGSGGASSHNLVEAADIIRKRGVKRVGPYRVTQTMGSTTSACLATPFKIKGVNYSISSACATSAHCIGHGAELIQLGKQDVIFAGGGEELHWVMSSLFDAMGALSTQYNETPDKASRAYDEGRDGFVIAGGGGCVVLEDYDHAIARGATIYAELVGYGATSDGYDMVAPSGEGAARCMRMAMATIDEPIDYINAHGTSTPVGDVAELGAVREVFGDNTPLIGSTKSLSGHSLGAAGVHEAIYSIIMQQKGFVAASANIEKLDDKAQGLNIVTETQEKELKTVMSNSFGFGGTNATLIFKSL, encoded by the coding sequence ATGCGTCGTGTAGTCATCACGGGAATGGGCATTGTATCTAGCCTCGGCAACAATCTTGCCGATGTTGAAGATTCCCTTCGTAACGGAAAATCTGGTATTTCATTCCAGGAAGAATATAAAGAAGTGGGCCTACGTTCGCACGTAGCCGGCTCCATTGACATCGACTTCAAAGAACACATTGATCGTAAAGCACTTCGCTTTATGGGTGATGCAGCGGCTTATGCGTTCATTAGTATGGACCAGGCAATTAAAGATTCGGGATTGAACGACGAACAGGTATCTAACGAGCGCACCGGCATCATCATGGGCTCGGGCGGCGCATCATCGCACAACCTAGTTGAAGCGGCAGACATCATTCGCAAGCGTGGTGTTAAGCGTGTTGGTCCATATCGTGTGACGCAAACGATGGGATCTACTACTTCAGCCTGTTTGGCAACGCCATTTAAGATCAAGGGTGTTAACTACTCGATCTCATCTGCCTGCGCTACGAGCGCTCACTGTATTGGTCACGGCGCTGAGCTCATCCAGTTGGGTAAGCAGGATGTTATTTTTGCTGGCGGTGGTGAAGAACTGCACTGGGTTATGTCTTCACTATTCGACGCCATGGGTGCACTCTCTACTCAGTACAACGAAACGCCGGACAAAGCTTCGCGTGCCTACGACGAAGGTCGTGATGGTTTCGTTATTGCTGGCGGCGGCGGTTGTGTTGTGTTGGAAGACTATGACCACGCGATAGCTCGCGGCGCGACAATTTACGCTGAACTCGTAGGCTACGGTGCTACCTCTGATGGCTACGATATGGTAGCGCCAAGTGGCGAAGGCGCAGCACGTTGTATGCGTATGGCGATGGCTACGATTGACGAACCGATTGATTACATCAATGCACATGGAACTAGCACACCAGTTGGTGACGTTGCCGAATTAGGCGCGGTACGCGAAGTATTTGGCGATAACACTCCACTCATTGGTTCAACTAAATCGCTTTCTGGTCACTCATTGGGTGCCGCTGGGGTACATGAAGCAATTTACTCTATCATCATGCAGCAGAAAGGTTTCGTGGCCGCTTCGGCGAACATCGAGAAGCTGGATGACAAAGCACAGGGTCTGAACATTGTTACAGAAACCCAGGAGAAAGAGCTGAAGACAGTGATGTCGAATAGCTTTGGCTTCGGTGGCACCAACGCCACATTGATTTTCAAAAGCCTTTAA
- the ssb gene encoding single-stranded DNA-binding protein, whose amino-acid sequence MARGINKVILVGNLGNDPESRYTQAGAAITNITVATSESWKDKNTGQAQERTEWHRVVFFNKLAEIAGQYLKKGSKVYIEGSLRTRKWQDQQGQDRYTTEIVANEMQMLDSRGAGTSSNMGSVNASAPGAYADPYTSAPSAPAQNAYQQPAPQQSAPQQSAPQQQGYQQPAQQQAPQNAPQTQHAAAPQQQPAQRQAQPAPSFDSFDDDIPF is encoded by the coding sequence ATGGCCCGTGGTATTAATAAAGTGATCTTGGTAGGTAATTTAGGGAACGACCCTGAAAGTCGTTATACCCAGGCTGGCGCGGCCATTACCAATATCACCGTCGCAACATCAGAGAGTTGGAAAGACAAGAACACCGGTCAGGCGCAGGAGCGCACCGAGTGGCACCGCGTTGTCTTTTTCAACAAACTAGCTGAAATTGCTGGTCAATATCTAAAGAAAGGTAGCAAAGTCTACATCGAAGGGTCATTGCGTACCCGTAAGTGGCAAGATCAGCAGGGTCAAGATCGTTACACTACCGAAATTGTGGCGAACGAAATGCAAATGCTCGATAGCCGTGGTGCAGGAACTTCTTCCAATATGGGCTCCGTGAATGCCTCTGCGCCGGGTGCTTATGCTGATCCATATACATCGGCGCCTTCAGCACCAGCTCAGAATGCGTACCAGCAGCCAGCGCCTCAGCAGTCTGCGCCGCAACAGTCCGCGCCGCAACAGCAGGGCTACCAACAACCCGCTCAGCAACAGGCACCTCAGAATGCACCGCAGACTCAGCATGCCGCAGCGCCTCAGCAGCAACCCGCTCAGCGTCAAGCGCAGCCGGCGCCAAGCTTTGATTCATTCGACGACGATATTCCGTTTTAA
- a CDS encoding MFS transporter, with amino-acid sequence MSQALIGLSAVYMVRMLGLFMVLPVLSLALDAYPDASAQSIGWALGIYGASQGILQLPLAAWSDRIGRKPIIISGLLIFILGSVIAGFSDSVWGIILGRALQGAGAIAATVMALLADLTPEDKRARAMASIGASIGVAFALAMVLGPWIYHLVGLSGLFYAGALLAVVAILLVVLVVPSPPERLLHNDVKAAGIREVLTGAELLRAALGVFVLHGALMAIFLVVPTVLANYDLVTQSQLSWFYLLIIGTSFVAMLPLIILAEVKRRMRAALRVAVLVLLAATAVLFTSASIEWLVLGLWLFFVGFNLSEALLPSLVSKIAPAGRRGAAMGVFSTAQFTGAFFGAVTAGSAVAKFGPQAAYAVAFGGMALWGLCISFMAPVRYLTNVSWPVTADTPADELALLAEISGVESVRFDAVSQRVYLKVDHPRFNAEEVDQRLRPTEHIRSSVN; translated from the coding sequence ATGTCTCAGGCGCTCATCGGATTATCTGCAGTTTATATGGTACGAATGCTCGGCCTCTTCATGGTGCTACCTGTGTTGAGCTTAGCTTTGGATGCCTATCCCGATGCGAGTGCACAATCGATTGGTTGGGCGCTGGGCATTTACGGTGCCTCTCAGGGCATCTTGCAGTTACCCTTGGCGGCTTGGTCGGATCGTATTGGTCGTAAGCCAATCATTATTAGCGGGTTACTGATTTTTATTCTCGGTAGCGTGATAGCTGGATTTAGCGATTCCGTCTGGGGGATTATCCTTGGTCGGGCTTTGCAGGGTGCGGGTGCGATTGCGGCAACCGTGATGGCGCTGCTAGCAGATTTAACCCCTGAGGATAAGCGAGCCCGAGCCATGGCCTCCATTGGTGCCAGTATTGGTGTCGCCTTTGCCTTGGCGATGGTGTTGGGGCCGTGGATCTATCATCTAGTGGGATTGTCGGGACTCTTCTATGCGGGTGCGCTGCTGGCAGTTGTAGCGATATTACTTGTGGTGCTCGTTGTGCCGTCACCGCCAGAACGCCTCCTTCACAATGATGTGAAGGCTGCTGGAATTCGTGAGGTACTCACCGGTGCCGAGTTGTTGCGAGCTGCACTGGGTGTGTTCGTATTGCATGGCGCCCTGATGGCGATATTTTTAGTGGTACCAACGGTCCTGGCGAATTATGACTTAGTAACGCAATCTCAGTTGAGTTGGTTCTACTTGCTCATTATCGGGACAAGTTTCGTCGCCATGCTTCCGCTTATTATCTTAGCAGAGGTAAAAAGGCGGATGCGCGCGGCGTTACGGGTAGCTGTGCTGGTGCTGCTAGCCGCTACCGCCGTGCTTTTCACCTCGGCCTCTATTGAGTGGCTGGTACTTGGGCTCTGGCTGTTTTTTGTGGGCTTTAATCTCTCTGAGGCGCTACTCCCTAGCTTAGTCAGTAAGATTGCGCCGGCAGGGCGTCGCGGGGCGGCAATGGGCGTATTTTCAACGGCTCAGTTCACCGGCGCATTCTTTGGCGCTGTGACTGCTGGTTCCGCAGTAGCGAAGTTCGGTCCGCAGGCGGCCTATGCAGTCGCCTTTGGTGGTATGGCTCTGTGGGGTTTGTGCATTAGTTTTATGGCGCCAGTGCGTTACCTCACGAATGTGTCCTGGCCGGTGACCGCTGATACCCCGGCTGATGAGCTCGCCTTGCTTGCTGAAATCAGCGGCGTAGAGAGCGTTCGCTTCGATGCGGTGAGTCAGCGCGTTTATCTTAAGGTTGATCATCCTCGCTTCAATGCTGAGGAGGTCGATCAGCGGTTACGTCCGACGGAGCATATCCGTTCGTCCGTCAATTGA
- the fabA gene encoding 3-hydroxyacyl-[acyl-carrier-protein] dehydratase FabA, protein MTQQSSYTYEELISCSQGELFGPGNAQLPAPNMLMLDRITSISATGGENGVGELIAELDITPDLWFFDCHFPGDPVMPGCLGLDAMWQLVGFFLGWKGNPGKGRALGCGEVKFTGQILPTAKKVTYKITLNRVIERRLVMGIADGVVLVDGREIYHAKDLKVGLFQSTENF, encoded by the coding sequence ATGACCCAGCAAAGCTCTTACACCTACGAGGAACTCATTTCCTGTAGTCAAGGCGAACTATTTGGCCCAGGCAACGCCCAACTTCCAGCTCCTAATATGCTGATGCTTGACCGCATTACTAGCATCTCTGCTACCGGTGGCGAAAACGGCGTGGGTGAGCTTATCGCTGAACTCGACATCACTCCCGATCTTTGGTTTTTTGACTGCCATTTCCCTGGCGACCCTGTGATGCCGGGATGTCTAGGCCTCGACGCAATGTGGCAGCTAGTTGGCTTCTTCCTAGGATGGAAAGGTAATCCGGGCAAAGGTCGAGCGTTAGGCTGTGGCGAAGTGAAATTCACGGGGCAAATTTTACCTACCGCAAAGAAGGTGACTTATAAGATCACCCTAAATCGCGTTATTGAACGCCGCTTGGTTATGGGCATCGCCGATGGCGTTGTCTTGGTTGATGGGCGTGAAATCTATCATGCAAAGGACCTCAAGGTTGGTCTGTTTCAAAGTACTGAGAATTTTTAA
- a CDS encoding chalcone isomerase family protein encodes MKTLLTSVLLALLGLTSITSANAASPETMTLAEAEMQKQGEGVRRKFMVPLYDIALYTVEGQDRETLVSETVSPMALRIEVRSSLVSTALFTEAVLDGFKKYEHYEEVKQVVQDYLAQFVEELVEGDIYTVFNDPARGVMTYRNGEEFILVENPLFKEGMFGIWLGERPVNRRLKRNLLGG; translated from the coding sequence ATGAAAACGTTATTGACTAGCGTGTTGTTGGCCTTACTGGGTCTAACGAGTATTACTTCGGCGAACGCAGCGTCGCCAGAGACTATGACGTTAGCCGAGGCAGAAATGCAAAAGCAAGGTGAGGGTGTTCGCCGTAAGTTTATGGTCCCACTTTATGATATAGCGCTGTATACGGTCGAAGGGCAAGACAGGGAAACCCTGGTGAGCGAGACTGTGTCACCTATGGCGCTACGTATTGAGGTACGTTCTAGCCTAGTTAGCACGGCATTGTTTACCGAGGCGGTATTAGACGGTTTCAAAAAATACGAGCACTATGAGGAAGTGAAGCAAGTGGTCCAAGACTACTTGGCGCAGTTCGTTGAGGAGTTAGTAGAGGGCGATATTTATACCGTATTTAATGACCCAGCGCGCGGTGTGATGACCTATCGTAACGGCGAAGAATTTATTCTGGTAGAAAACCCTCTATTCAAAGAGGGTATGTTTGGTATTTGGCTAGGCGAGCGGCCGGTTAACCGCCGCCTAAAACGCAACTTACTTGGCGGCTGA
- a CDS encoding polyprenyl synthetase family protein: protein MQSFLDLTSSDLKQVDALILENLNSNVALVEHIGEYLVQAGGKRLRPMLSLISAKALGFEHSSVFQLATAVEFIHTATLLHDDVVDESNLRRGRDTANAKWGNAPSVLVGDFVYSRAFQLLVKIGNLDVLDILSETTNVLAEGEVLQLVNAGDASLSERDYYQVIRAKTAKLFEAACEGAAILASATTEQRQQLATFGDQLGIAFQLVDDLLDYVGNVDTMGKNVGDDLAEGKTTLPLIHAMKHASAEDAGTIRTALQTKNTDQIDDIIRIVEATGSLNYTRDAAYRAIETAKGALSTLPASAYRTALEEIADYCIARTK, encoded by the coding sequence ATGCAGTCTTTCCTAGACCTTACCAGTAGTGACCTTAAGCAGGTTGACGCCCTCATTTTAGAGAATTTAAACTCGAATGTCGCTCTTGTCGAACATATAGGAGAGTACCTAGTTCAGGCAGGGGGAAAACGCCTACGACCGATGCTTTCCCTTATTAGCGCAAAAGCACTGGGGTTTGAGCATTCTTCTGTTTTTCAATTGGCAACCGCCGTTGAATTTATCCATACCGCCACGCTTTTACATGATGATGTAGTCGACGAATCAAATCTTCGCCGCGGTCGTGATACCGCCAATGCAAAGTGGGGCAATGCCCCTTCAGTATTAGTTGGCGACTTTGTCTATTCGCGCGCCTTCCAACTGTTAGTCAAGATTGGCAATCTCGATGTCCTCGATATTCTCTCTGAGACCACCAACGTTCTGGCCGAGGGTGAAGTCCTTCAGCTCGTCAACGCTGGTGACGCCAGCCTGAGCGAGCGTGACTATTACCAAGTTATTCGCGCCAAGACCGCCAAGCTATTCGAAGCCGCCTGTGAGGGCGCAGCAATTCTGGCTTCTGCAACTACCGAGCAACGCCAACAGCTCGCCACCTTCGGCGATCAACTGGGCATTGCCTTCCAGCTTGTTGACGACCTACTTGATTATGTTGGAAATGTGGATACCATGGGCAAGAATGTTGGCGACGACTTAGCTGAAGGGAAAACAACACTCCCATTAATTCATGCGATGAAACACGCGTCAGCTGAAGATGCAGGGACGATCCGCACCGCCCTGCAGACTAAAAATACCGATCAGATCGACGATATCATCCGAATAGTGGAAGCGACCGGTTCGCTTAACTACACTCGAGATGCAGCTTATCGTGCAATCGAAACGGCTAAAGGTGCGCTGTCCACACTACCCGCCTCTGCCTATCGTACCGCACTTGAAGAAATCGCCGACTACTGCATCGCTAGAACGAAGTAA
- a CDS encoding phosphomannomutase: protein MQISCFKAYDVRGRVPDQLNDDVAYRIGRAYAQFLCAKRVAVGYDIRLTSKTLCDALTEGLTDGGADVINIGECGTEQIYFAAKELPVDGGIVVTASHNPMDYNGMKFVREDAKPISGDTGLFDIQALAEEGNFPEVVHKGSVSRFDHSEAYIKHLMTYLDVTQLKPLKVVVNAGNGGAGAVVDLLEPHLPFEFIKVHHEANGNFPNGVPNPLLEENRQSTIDAVVANNADLGIAWDGDFDRCFFFDSSGRFIEGYYVVGLLAEAFLLKQPGSKIVHDPRLTWNTIEVAERYDGKAIMSKTGHAFIKECMRLEDAIYGGEMSAHHYFRDFAYCDSGMIPWLLITALMCQRDVSLASLVDECMLAFPCSGEINTKLDDPEAAIAQIEAKYSHLATSVDRTDGLSMSFGSDWRFNLRMSNTEPVLRLNVESKADSALMEAKRDELLAIITSA, encoded by the coding sequence ATGCAAATTAGCTGCTTTAAAGCCTACGATGTTCGTGGTCGCGTCCCGGATCAGCTTAATGATGACGTTGCCTATCGTATTGGACGCGCCTACGCTCAGTTCCTCTGCGCTAAGCGTGTTGCCGTAGGTTATGATATTCGTCTAACTAGTAAGACCTTATGCGATGCGCTTACCGAGGGGCTCACTGATGGTGGTGCAGACGTCATCAATATTGGCGAGTGTGGTACCGAACAGATCTATTTCGCAGCGAAAGAATTACCGGTCGATGGCGGCATTGTCGTGACGGCTAGTCACAACCCCATGGACTACAACGGGATGAAGTTTGTTCGCGAAGATGCGAAGCCAATTTCTGGAGATACCGGCTTGTTTGACATTCAAGCGTTGGCAGAAGAAGGCAACTTTCCAGAGGTAGTGCACAAGGGCAGTGTAAGTCGCTTCGATCATAGCGAAGCCTATATCAAGCATCTTATGACCTATCTAGATGTTACTCAGCTTAAACCACTTAAAGTCGTTGTGAATGCCGGTAATGGTGGCGCTGGAGCGGTCGTCGATTTGCTCGAGCCACATCTTCCGTTTGAGTTTATCAAGGTCCACCACGAAGCGAATGGCAACTTCCCCAATGGCGTGCCCAACCCACTTTTAGAGGAGAACCGTCAATCCACCATTGATGCTGTCGTGGCTAATAATGCCGATTTGGGCATTGCTTGGGATGGTGACTTTGACCGTTGTTTCTTCTTCGACTCCTCTGGTCGTTTTATCGAAGGGTACTACGTAGTAGGTTTGCTAGCTGAAGCGTTCCTATTGAAGCAGCCAGGTTCGAAAATTGTTCATGATCCGCGTCTGACTTGGAATACCATTGAAGTCGCGGAGCGTTATGATGGCAAGGCTATCATGAGTAAAACTGGACACGCTTTTATTAAAGAGTGCATGCGCCTCGAAGATGCTATTTACGGTGGCGAGATGAGTGCGCACCATTACTTCAGAGATTTTGCCTACTGTGATAGCGGCATGATACCTTGGCTATTGATTACAGCACTGATGTGTCAGCGTGATGTTAGTCTGGCTTCATTAGTAGATGAGTGCATGTTGGCGTTCCCCTGTAGTGGTGAAATCAATACCAAGCTCGACGATCCGGAAGCGGCGATTGCGCAGATCGAGGCGAAATATAGCCATTTAGCTACCTCAGTTGATCGTACCGATGGCTTGAGTATGAGCTTCGGGAGTGATTGGCGCTTCAATTTACGAATGTCTAATACTGAGCCCGTGCTCCGACTCAATGTAGAGTCGAAAGCAGATTCAGCGTTGATGGAAGCAAAGCGCGATGAGTTACTCGCAATAATAACCAGTGCGTAG
- the pgi gene encoding glucose-6-phosphate isomerase, whose product MFLKQLQQLAEHAGDECVATLCQDPQRFTQFKTSAAELTLDTSRQRMTSDTFSKLADLANKSGFNQAFKAMRQGEEINFTEGRAVLHTLLRNLNSTDPRAEEVRTSLAKMQTLTQAVQSGEWKGYSGKTIRDVVNIGIGGSDLGPRMIYRAMLHYRHDAINVHWVANIDPADIEKKLAALNPETTLIVVSSKSFSTPETLNNANTARKWLVDNGVTDVSKHVVAASSNVKMALEFGIGESNIFPLWDWVGGRFSLWSAIGLPLMMGFKAGVFEAILGGALAMDDHAERAPLEANLPAQLALFELWNVNAHGTSSRAVLPYCHDLRLLPAHLQQLEMESLGKSVNLKGERVDYPTGGVVWGTEGSNGQHSYHQLLHQGNQGIAAEIILPLSSSNEPVQHLKLIANALAQSQVFCYGQSAAEAKEALLARGMAAEQADIIAQHKEILGNRPHSIITMESLTPHTLGALIAAYENKVFFCGYWQEINAFDQWGVELGKVHASTMETVLTSGDTAQVDDGYAAIVSAYLSAAK is encoded by the coding sequence ATGTTTTTAAAACAACTGCAGCAGCTTGCGGAGCATGCTGGCGACGAGTGCGTTGCTACGCTTTGCCAGGACCCGCAACGGTTCACCCAATTTAAGACCTCAGCGGCCGAACTCACCCTCGACACTAGCCGCCAGAGAATGACCTCAGACACCTTTTCGAAACTCGCCGATTTGGCGAACAAGAGTGGCTTTAACCAGGCTTTCAAAGCAATGCGCCAAGGTGAGGAGATCAACTTCACCGAAGGACGTGCGGTTCTGCACACCCTGCTTCGCAACCTCAATAGCACAGACCCTCGTGCCGAGGAGGTCCGTACTTCACTCGCCAAAATGCAAACACTGACGCAAGCCGTTCAATCGGGCGAATGGAAAGGTTATAGCGGCAAGACAATCCGCGACGTTGTGAATATTGGTATCGGTGGTTCAGACCTGGGCCCACGAATGATTTACCGCGCAATGCTGCACTATCGCCATGACGCCATTAACGTCCATTGGGTGGCGAACATTGACCCGGCTGACATCGAGAAAAAGCTCGCTGCGCTCAACCCTGAAACCACCCTCATTGTGGTCTCGTCGAAAAGCTTCTCCACCCCCGAGACACTTAACAATGCCAATACTGCCCGTAAATGGTTAGTAGACAATGGCGTCACCGACGTCTCGAAGCACGTGGTAGCAGCAAGCTCTAACGTTAAGATGGCACTTGAATTCGGCATTGGCGAAAGCAACATATTCCCACTGTGGGACTGGGTTGGCGGTCGTTTTTCTCTATGGTCTGCTATTGGCTTACCACTTATGATGGGTTTCAAGGCCGGTGTTTTTGAAGCTATTTTGGGTGGCGCTCTAGCCATGGACGATCATGCCGAGCGCGCGCCACTCGAGGCTAACCTTCCTGCGCAACTGGCGCTGTTCGAACTCTGGAATGTTAACGCTCACGGCACTAGCTCACGTGCAGTGCTGCCCTACTGTCATGACCTCCGCCTGCTTCCGGCACATTTACAGCAACTCGAGATGGAAAGCCTTGGTAAATCAGTGAATCTCAAAGGCGAACGAGTAGATTACCCTACCGGCGGCGTAGTCTGGGGCACTGAGGGCAGCAATGGCCAGCACTCCTACCACCAGCTACTTCATCAGGGTAACCAAGGTATCGCCGCTGAGATCATTCTGCCGCTATCGTCATCAAACGAGCCAGTGCAGCATCTCAAACTCATCGCCAACGCGTTAGCCCAGAGTCAGGTATTTTGTTACGGTCAAAGCGCTGCGGAAGCGAAAGAGGCGCTGCTCGCCCGCGGAATGGCAGCTGAGCAAGCCGATATTATCGCCCAGCATAAGGAAATTCTCGGCAACCGCCCGCACAGCATCATCACCATGGAGTCGCTAACTCCTCATACATTGGGAGCACTCATTGCAGCCTACGAGAACAAGGTCTTTTTCTGTGGCTACTGGCAGGAGATTAACGCGTTCGATCAGTGGGGAGTTGAACTAGGAAAAGTCCATGCCAGCACGATGGAAACCGTGCTGACATCGGGCGATACCGCGCAGGTTGATGACGGCTATGCCGCCATCGTTAGCGCCTATTTATCAGCCGCCAAGTAA